A region of Clostridium acetobutylicum ATCC 824 DNA encodes the following proteins:
- a CDS encoding ABC transporter ATP-binding protein — MEVSKIVTVKNLEKSYDNKKAVKGISFEVYGGEILGFLGPNGAGKSTTINILATVLKNDGGEVNILGHDLKKEAKLIKRGIGIVPQDLAIYEEIEAEENVSFFASLYGFRGKDLKDRVKEALELVGLYDRRGDKPKTFSGGMKRRLNIACAIAHNPKLIIMDEPTVGIDPQSRNHILESIKTLRERGATIIYSTHYMEEVEAISDRIIIMNEGKIIAEGTKEELKKKVDDEITYSFALDKPNKFEDKSLYEVDGVTKVVLQDGEANITTKKSKDNFNEIISKITQSGCRIESMKSIEASLETVFLELTGKSLRD, encoded by the coding sequence ATGGAAGTAAGTAAGATTGTTACCGTTAAGAATTTAGAGAAGAGTTATGATAACAAAAAAGCTGTTAAGGGAATTAGCTTTGAAGTTTATGGAGGAGAGATTCTTGGATTTTTAGGTCCAAATGGAGCAGGTAAGAGTACTACCATAAATATTTTAGCAACAGTTTTAAAAAATGATGGAGGAGAAGTAAATATTCTAGGACATGATTTAAAAAAAGAGGCTAAGTTAATCAAAAGAGGGATTGGAATAGTTCCTCAAGATTTAGCTATTTATGAGGAAATTGAAGCAGAAGAGAATGTGAGTTTTTTTGCAAGCTTATATGGCTTTAGAGGAAAAGATTTAAAGGACAGGGTTAAGGAGGCTCTTGAGCTTGTAGGTCTTTACGACAGAAGGGGAGATAAGCCAAAAACTTTTTCTGGAGGCATGAAAAGAAGGCTTAATATAGCATGTGCAATTGCTCATAACCCTAAGTTGATAATAATGGATGAGCCTACTGTTGGAATTGACCCTCAGTCGAGGAATCACATACTTGAATCAATTAAGACCTTAAGAGAAAGAGGAGCAACTATAATATATTCAACACACTATATGGAAGAAGTTGAAGCTATTTCGGATAGAATTATAATAATGAATGAAGGAAAAATAATTGCGGAGGGTACAAAGGAAGAGTTAAAGAAAAAGGTAGATGACGAAATAACATATTCCTTTGCGCTGGACAAGCCAAATAAATTTGAGGATAAAAGCCTTTATGAGGTTGATGGTGTAACAAAGGTTGTGTTGCAAGATGGGGAAGCCAATATAACAACTAAAAAATCTAAAGATAATTTTAATGAAATCATATCTAAAATTACTCAAAGCGGATGTAGAATTGAAAGTATGAAGAGTATAGAAGCATCTTTAGAAACTGTGTTTTTAGAACTAACAGGAAAGAGTTTGAGAGATTAG